CTTTATCACAGCCGTAATAGATGTAATCTAAAGCTTCTTTAGGAATTTTGTTAAATGGCGTTTGTAGGTTAAGGTCAAACAATTCTAGAATGCTTTTAATTTGAGATAAAGCCCACTTACTAAATTTATAAGTTTCTAATGGTAATAGTGCCGACTGGAAGGGTAGTGTAGGCTCGGTAACCAGATAATCAGGATTGATTTTTTTTACCGTCCCCAAACCTTTACAATGAGGACAACTTCCCTTAGGAGAATTGAACGAAAAAGTATTTGGTTCTGGTAATGGTAAAGCCTGTCCTGTAGCGGTATCCATTAAATCTTTAGAAAAATACTGAAACTCTTCCGAATTATACTTTTGAACCATAACTACACCGTCACCCATCTGTAAAGCCGTAGAAAGTGATTTTTGCATTCTAGCTTCAGATGCAGTTTCGCCTATAATCCAACGGTCTATAACTACTTCTATATCATGAGTTTTGTATCGGTCTAGTTTAAGATCGTATTCTATATCTTGTAAAATGCCGTCTATTCTTGCTTGGGAATATCCTTTTTTGGCTAATTGTACAAACAGCTCATGATAATGCCCTTTTCTAGCCTTTACTAGCGGTGCTAGAAGTAAGACTTTTTCATTCTGATATTGTTCTTTGATGGTTTCTAAAATTTGCTCTTCGGTATAGCTTTGTAGCTTTTTACCTGTTTCCAAGGAATAAGCCGTGGAAACCCTAGCAAATAGAAGTCTGAGAAAATCATAAAGTTCTGTAACCGTCCCTACGGTAGAACGAGGGTTTTTATTAGTGGTTTTTTGTTCAATGGCGATAACAGGTGAAAGTCCTTCTATTTTATCGACATCGGGGCGTTCTAATCCGCCTAGAAACTGCCGAGCATAGGCAGAAAATGTTTCTATATAACGCCTTTGTCCTTCTGCAAAAATAGTATCAAATGCTAAAGAAGATTTCCCACTTCCTGATAGCCCTGTAATAACGACTAACTCGTTACGAGGAATTTTAACATCAATGTTTTTTAAGTTATGCTCTCTAGCACCATAGACCTCTATGAAATCTCTATTTTTCATCATTTTGCAAATTTAGTGATGAATTATGAAAGGTGAAAATAAAAATGAGTCCCAATATATCTAAAATTGTCTTAGAATATATTGGGACTGTTTTCTTTTGATTTAAACCTCTTAAAAGTAAACTTTTATGCTTCCTTATTTTTCTTTTTGATTTCTTCTCCTATAATGCTTGCCGTAGAGAAGGAAGTTACTAAATTATTTAGCATATCTCCAGCCGCATTGGGCGTGTTAGGAAGTAGGATAAGATTAGACTTATTGGTAGAACCAATAGACGAAAGTGTATCATAATGCTGAGTAACTACGATAAGAGCCGAAGCCTCTTGAGAATTGATACCTACTTTGTTAAGCACATTTACAGATTCTTCTAATCCTTTAGCGATTTCTCTTCTTTGATCGGCAATCCCTTGTCCTTGTAGTCTTTTGCTTTCCGCTTCTGCTTTAGCTTTTTCTACGATAAGGATTCTTTGAGCATCACCTTCGTATTGAGCGGCTATTTTTTCTCTTTCCGAAGCGTTGATACGGTTCATCGCTTGTTTTACTTGCTCATCAGGGTCGATGTCTGTTACTAAGGTTTTAATGATGTCGTAACCATAATCATTCATTGCTTCTTGTAATTCTGATTTTACGGCGATAGCAATATCATCTTTTTTCTCAAACACGTCATCTAATCTAAGTTTAGGAACTTCCGCTCTTACCACATCAAAAATATAAGATGTAATTTGAGCGTGAGGATTATCCAATTTATAAAACGCATCATAAACCTTCTCTCCAATAACAAGATACTGTGTAGACACCTTTATTTTAACAAATACATCGTCTTTAGTTTTGGTTTCTACCACTACATCTAACTGCTGTATTTTTAAAGAAATTCTGCCTGCGATTTGGTCTACAAAAGGTATTTTAAGGTGAAAACCAGGACCTCTTACACTATGGAATTTCCCTAGACGCTCTATTATAACTGATGTTTGTTGCTTTACAATAAACCAAAGTCCAAAAAAGCTAAGGAAAATAATTCCTATAAATAGAACGGCTCCCAAAGAACCCAAAATAAAACTAAATGTTGTTATCATAAATTTTAATTTTTCCTTTTATTTAAATGTGTATAGTTTAAACCGATTTATTCTTCCTCTGTATGTCCGTACATATTATTATACAGTTCTATAA
This Riemerella anatipestifer DNA region includes the following protein-coding sequences:
- a CDS encoding SPFH domain-containing protein, translated to MITTFSFILGSLGAVLFIGIIFLSFFGLWFIVKQQTSVIIERLGKFHSVRGPGFHLKIPFVDQIAGRISLKIQQLDVVVETKTKDDVFVKIKVSTQYLVIGEKVYDAFYKLDNPHAQITSYIFDVVRAEVPKLRLDDVFEKKDDIAIAVKSELQEAMNDYGYDIIKTLVTDIDPDEQVKQAMNRINASEREKIAAQYEGDAQRILIVEKAKAEAESKRLQGQGIADQRREIAKGLEESVNVLNKVGINSQEASALIVVTQHYDTLSSIGSTNKSNLILLPNTPNAAGDMLNNLVTSFSTASIIGEEIKKKNKEA